Proteins encoded by one window of Vigna radiata var. radiata cultivar VC1973A chromosome 5, Vradiata_ver6, whole genome shotgun sequence:
- the LOC106762053 gene encoding methyltransferase-like protein 22 isoform X2 encodes MESEVEKKGGEEVMSEVHLGCPPDFTGSYISLFTVSFSDVSRTTHLHPSQHNPLHANKLQFDQDGDLLLPRRRSTHTPFSCNSFSVRIQHNITSTIPNVGLQVWKAELVLSDFILHKESCSSELQGVIALELGAGTGLVGLLLARVANTVFLTDYGTEILDNCAKNVQLNFGLLNYQAKIHVRELDWFNSWPPKAKIEEAPGAQNYL; translated from the exons ATGGAATCGGAAGTGGAAAAGAAGGGTGGCGAGGAAGTGATGAGCGAGGTCCACCTGGGTTGCCCACCCGATTTCACCGGATCCTATATTTCCCTTTTCACCGTTTCATTTTCCG ATGTTTCTCGCACCACACACCTTCATCCTTCGCAGCACAATCCTTTACACGCTAACAAGCTTCAGTTCGATCAAGATGGTGACCTTCTTCTCCCTCGACGACGCTCCA cACATACCCCATTTTCATGTAATAGCTTTAGTGTCAGAATCCAGCACAACATCACATCGACAATTCCAAATGTTGGCCTGCAG GTTTGGAAAGCGGAACTAGTATTGTCAGATTTTATATTGCATAAAGAATCATGCTCCTCTGAACTTCAGGGAGTTATTGCATTAGAACTTGGCGCTGGAACTG GCTTGGTGGGCTTATTACTAGCACGTGTTGCGAATACAGTGTTCCTTACAG ACTATGGGACTGAAATACTTGACAACTGTGCAAAAAATGTTCAGCTTAATTTTGGATTATTGAATTATCAAGCCAAAATTCATGTACGCGAACTTGATTGGTTTAATAGCTGGCCTCCAAAAGCAAAAATAGAAGAGGCTCCTGGCGCTCAAAA CTACCTATGA
- the LOC106762053 gene encoding methyltransferase-like protein 22 isoform X1 gives MESEVEKKGGEEVMSEVHLGCPPDFTGSYISLFTVSFSDVSRTTHLHPSQHNPLHANKLQFDQDGDLLLPRRRSTHTPFSCNSFSVRIQHNITSTIPNVGLQVWKAELVLSDFILHKESCSSELQGVIALELGAGTGLVGLLLARVANTVFLTDYGTEILDNCAKNVQLNFGLLNYQAKIHVRELDWFNSWPPKAKIEEAPGAQKYSWTSKEIEEVENASLLVAADVIYSDELTDAFFSTLERLMSRGSTKV, from the exons ATGGAATCGGAAGTGGAAAAGAAGGGTGGCGAGGAAGTGATGAGCGAGGTCCACCTGGGTTGCCCACCCGATTTCACCGGATCCTATATTTCCCTTTTCACCGTTTCATTTTCCG ATGTTTCTCGCACCACACACCTTCATCCTTCGCAGCACAATCCTTTACACGCTAACAAGCTTCAGTTCGATCAAGATGGTGACCTTCTTCTCCCTCGACGACGCTCCA cACATACCCCATTTTCATGTAATAGCTTTAGTGTCAGAATCCAGCACAACATCACATCGACAATTCCAAATGTTGGCCTGCAG GTTTGGAAAGCGGAACTAGTATTGTCAGATTTTATATTGCATAAAGAATCATGCTCCTCTGAACTTCAGGGAGTTATTGCATTAGAACTTGGCGCTGGAACTG GCTTGGTGGGCTTATTACTAGCACGTGTTGCGAATACAGTGTTCCTTACAG ACTATGGGACTGAAATACTTGACAACTGTGCAAAAAATGTTCAGCTTAATTTTGGATTATTGAATTATCAAGCCAAAATTCATGTACGCGAACTTGATTGGTTTAATAGCTGGCCTCCAAAAGCAAAAATAGAAGAGGCTCCTGGCGCTCAAAA GTATTCTTGGACTTCTAAAGAAATTGAAGAAGTAGAGAATGCTTCTTTGCTGGTGGCTGCTGATGTTATTTATAGTGATGAGCTGACTGATGCATTTTTCAGTACGTTAGAGAGATTAATGTCAAGGGGTTCGACGAAGGTATAA
- the LOC106762053 gene encoding uncharacterized protein LOC106762053 isoform X3 produces the protein MESEVEKKGGEEVMSEVHLGCPPDFTGSYISLFTVSFSDVSRTTHLHPSQHNPLHANKLQFDQDGDLLLPRRRSTHTPFSCNSFSVRIQHNITSTIPNVGLQVWKAELVLSDFILHKESCSSELQGVIALELGAGTGLVGLLLARVANTVFLTGILGLLKKLKK, from the exons ATGGAATCGGAAGTGGAAAAGAAGGGTGGCGAGGAAGTGATGAGCGAGGTCCACCTGGGTTGCCCACCCGATTTCACCGGATCCTATATTTCCCTTTTCACCGTTTCATTTTCCG ATGTTTCTCGCACCACACACCTTCATCCTTCGCAGCACAATCCTTTACACGCTAACAAGCTTCAGTTCGATCAAGATGGTGACCTTCTTCTCCCTCGACGACGCTCCA cACATACCCCATTTTCATGTAATAGCTTTAGTGTCAGAATCCAGCACAACATCACATCGACAATTCCAAATGTTGGCCTGCAG GTTTGGAAAGCGGAACTAGTATTGTCAGATTTTATATTGCATAAAGAATCATGCTCCTCTGAACTTCAGGGAGTTATTGCATTAGAACTTGGCGCTGGAACTG GCTTGGTGGGCTTATTACTAGCACGTGTTGCGAATACAGTGTTCCTTACAG GTATTCTTGGACTTCTAAAGAAATTGAAGAAGTAG
- the LOC106762053 gene encoding uncharacterized protein LOC106762053 isoform X4 gives MESEVEKKGGEEVMSEVHLGCPPDFTGSYISLFTVSFSDVSRTTHLHPSQHNPLHANKLQFDQDGDLLLPRRRSTHTPFSCNSFSVRIQHNITSTIPNVGLQVWKAELVLSDFILHKESCSSELQGVIALELGAGTGLVGLLLARVANTVFLTVR, from the exons ATGGAATCGGAAGTGGAAAAGAAGGGTGGCGAGGAAGTGATGAGCGAGGTCCACCTGGGTTGCCCACCCGATTTCACCGGATCCTATATTTCCCTTTTCACCGTTTCATTTTCCG ATGTTTCTCGCACCACACACCTTCATCCTTCGCAGCACAATCCTTTACACGCTAACAAGCTTCAGTTCGATCAAGATGGTGACCTTCTTCTCCCTCGACGACGCTCCA cACATACCCCATTTTCATGTAATAGCTTTAGTGTCAGAATCCAGCACAACATCACATCGACAATTCCAAATGTTGGCCTGCAG GTTTGGAAAGCGGAACTAGTATTGTCAGATTTTATATTGCATAAAGAATCATGCTCCTCTGAACTTCAGGGAGTTATTGCATTAGAACTTGGCGCTGGAACTG GCTTGGTGGGCTTATTACTAGCACGTGTTGCGAATACAGTGTTCCTTACAG TACGTTAG